The following coding sequences are from one Cytophagia bacterium CHB2 window:
- a CDS encoding DNA polymerase III subunit delta', whose translation MPLIKTSRAAEVLQRAFRHDRVAHAYLLHGPDGSGKEAIALYLAQAFLCERR comes from the coding sequence ATACCTCTCATTAAAACCTCGCGTGCGGCGGAAGTTTTGCAGCGCGCGTTTCGCCACGATCGCGTTGCGCATGCGTATTTGCTGCACGGCCCGGACGGTTCGGGCAAGGAAGCAATAGCGCTGTATTTGGCGCAAGCCTTCCTGTGTGAACGCCG